In Microbacterium cremeum, a genomic segment contains:
- a CDS encoding ECF transporter S component, with the protein MSAEGSTTTPAQPALRRRSNRAQVSTAYLLTCAAIGVAGGIVLAAGWWVSSMLFIAVPLVSVAIAGLWLMPAVIALRLLQRPLAGLLVGLISGLVLAPFFTIGAIGTTLWWSFFAELAFILVIYRLWSTWLHYVSALIVGIVYPIMAAASFDLWTIPVGMQIAYFAITLASCVVGTGLGILIADRLRKAGVAKLARRRGLASRGLGRGAGPAGQH; encoded by the coding sequence GTGAGCGCGGAGGGGTCGACCACGACGCCGGCGCAGCCCGCCCTCCGCCGGCGTTCGAACCGTGCCCAGGTCTCGACCGCCTACCTGCTGACGTGCGCCGCCATCGGCGTCGCGGGCGGCATCGTGCTGGCCGCGGGCTGGTGGGTCTCGTCGATGCTGTTCATCGCCGTGCCGCTCGTCTCGGTCGCGATCGCGGGGCTGTGGCTCATGCCCGCCGTCATCGCGCTGCGGCTCCTGCAGCGCCCGCTCGCCGGGCTGCTCGTCGGGCTCATCTCGGGGCTCGTGCTCGCGCCGTTCTTCACGATCGGCGCGATCGGCACGACGCTGTGGTGGTCGTTCTTCGCCGAGCTGGCGTTCATCCTCGTGATCTACCGACTCTGGAGCACGTGGCTGCACTACGTCAGCGCGCTGATCGTCGGCATCGTGTATCCGATCATGGCCGCGGCCTCGTTCGACCTGTGGACGATCCCGGTCGGCATGCAGATCGCCTACTTCGCGATCACGCTGGCCAGCTGCGTCGTCGGCACAGGGCTCGGCATCCTCATCGCCGACCGGCTGCGCAAGGCCGGCGTCGCGAAGCTGGCGCGCCGCCGCGGCCTCGCCTCGCGCGGCCTCGGTCGTGGCGCCGGGCCTGCCGGCCAGCACTGA
- a CDS encoding siderophore-interacting protein yields MAQASRLVKPETQGLVHLTVLRTQRLSPHWMRVTLGGGEISQFRAMGYDQWFRIFLPLGGDEGLERLPAKANKLFGYLRYLRIPDGVRPVMRNYTVRAYRAATETTDAEIDVDFVLHGSAEDGTAGPASRWAETCEPGESVVIIDEGLAFNPERGVDRVVLVADETGLPAVAGICATLPADASGLAIVEVPSTEDALDFEHPAGIAVRWVVREHGRKPGTLALQALREAALPDAPFHAYLVGEQALPTDGRRHLVGERGVSKDHVSFCGYWREGAASPAPKSQRTAEVHA; encoded by the coding sequence ATGGCTCAGGCCAGTCGACTCGTCAAGCCCGAGACCCAGGGTCTCGTGCACCTGACCGTGCTGCGCACGCAGCGACTCTCGCCCCACTGGATGCGCGTCACGCTCGGCGGCGGTGAGATCTCGCAGTTCCGCGCGATGGGCTACGACCAGTGGTTCCGCATCTTCCTGCCGCTCGGCGGCGACGAGGGCCTCGAGCGGCTCCCCGCGAAGGCCAACAAGTTGTTCGGCTACCTGCGGTACCTGCGCATCCCGGACGGCGTGCGGCCGGTGATGCGCAACTACACGGTGCGCGCCTACCGTGCCGCGACGGAGACGACGGATGCCGAGATCGACGTCGACTTCGTTCTCCACGGCTCCGCGGAGGACGGCACGGCGGGCCCCGCGTCGCGCTGGGCCGAGACGTGCGAGCCGGGCGAGAGCGTCGTCATCATCGACGAGGGCCTCGCCTTCAACCCCGAGCGCGGCGTCGACCGCGTCGTGCTCGTCGCCGACGAGACCGGGCTGCCGGCGGTCGCGGGCATCTGCGCGACGCTTCCGGCCGACGCCTCGGGCCTCGCGATCGTGGAGGTGCCCTCGACGGAGGACGCGCTGGACTTCGAGCACCCGGCCGGGATCGCGGTGCGCTGGGTCGTGCGGGAGCACGGCCGCAAGCCGGGGACACTCGCGTTGCAGGCTCTTCGCGAAGCGGCGCTCCCGGATGCCCCGTTCCATGCCTACCTCGTCGGTGAGCAGGCCCTGCCGACCGACGGCCGTCGTCACCTCGTCGGCGAGCGCGGCGTCTCGAAGGACCACGTGAGCTTCTGCGGCTACTGGCGCGAGGGCGCCGCGTCGCCGGCGCCCAAGTCGCAGCGCACGGCCGAGGTGCACGCGTGA
- a CDS encoding energy-coupling factor transporter transmembrane component T, giving the protein MTETGPLTAATAAHSSFDPYSRRVEASPVRFLYGLNPLAKLAAPLPAMVLLVFVRDAATPAAFLVLAYVVLLVGVKFTRRLAAILLLALPLGALVIGFGFSLWTDASRVDQSVVVWQIGGWTLYGGALDVGFATGLRLAAIVALTLIAGLSTTGPDLVRAGVQQLRVPYRIGYTALAAFRFVPRFGHELDVIRQAHRVRGAHGGRGPFAAVARWFGYVVPLMAGAIRHAERVALAMDARAFGAHLDRTERYLVPFRARDTVFIVLFWAVSAALFWLLFPWSL; this is encoded by the coding sequence ATGACCGAGACCGGACCCCTGACCGCGGCGACGGCCGCGCACTCGTCGTTCGATCCGTACTCGCGGCGGGTCGAGGCATCCCCGGTCCGCTTCCTCTACGGCCTCAACCCGCTCGCGAAGCTCGCGGCGCCGCTTCCCGCGATGGTGCTGCTGGTGTTCGTGAGGGATGCCGCGACCCCGGCCGCGTTCCTCGTGCTCGCGTACGTCGTGCTGCTGGTGGGCGTGAAGTTCACGCGGCGCCTCGCGGCGATCCTGCTGCTGGCGCTGCCCCTCGGCGCCCTCGTGATCGGGTTCGGCTTCTCGCTGTGGACCGATGCCTCCCGCGTCGACCAGTCCGTCGTCGTGTGGCAGATCGGGGGGTGGACGCTGTACGGCGGCGCTCTCGACGTCGGCTTCGCGACGGGACTGCGGCTCGCGGCGATCGTCGCACTCACCCTCATCGCCGGTCTGTCGACGACCGGGCCCGACCTGGTGCGCGCCGGTGTGCAGCAGCTGCGCGTGCCGTACCGCATCGGCTACACGGCGCTCGCCGCGTTCCGCTTCGTGCCCCGCTTCGGGCACGAGCTCGACGTGATCCGCCAGGCGCACCGGGTGCGTGGCGCCCACGGCGGCCGCGGTCCGTTCGCCGCGGTGGCGCGCTGGTTCGGGTACGTCGTGCCGCTCATGGCGGGCGCGATCCGCCACGCCGAGCGGGTGGCCCTCGCGATGGACGCCCGCGCATTCGGCGCGCACCTCGACCGCACCGAGCGATATCTGGTGCCGTTCCGCGCACGCGACACCGTCTTCATCGTGCTCTTCTGGGCGGTCTCGGCCGCCCTCTTCTGGCTCCTCTTCCCGTGGAGCCTGTAG
- a CDS encoding ABC transporter ATP-binding protein — protein sequence MTAHERDPSAARAAHLGVPASRTLASLRAVAITHEGETDPVPASVTPPPLAAGASSGASGQVGPVTFDIAAGEVVLLLGPSGSGKSTLTLALNGLIPHAVPAAVSGTVRIDGLDTHESTVAELSTRVGMVFQDPDAQLVTGTLLDEVAFGPENLRMPVTEVLARAESALRRVGLWERRTENPDRLSGGGRQRLAIACALAMGSPLLVLDEPTANLDPRGIEEVYAALAELVSAGDRAILLVEHNLDAAIGFVDRVVVLDHHGRLAADGTVDEVLRHRAGELQAMGVWLPVSTLAALRLRRAGFALDPLPLTPDELRAALDAEDGPPLRSLTGPRSLDDREPQTPLITARNLTLRRGRSEVLHGVDLDIPRGEFVAVVGANGAGKTSLIQALAGVVPPPRGTVHVDGIDVARAGARALSARIGYVFQNPEHQFIAHTVFDEIAHGLRRRHLPDDEVRARTEALLERFGLGDKADSHPFLLSGGQKRRLSVGTALVGGSPVLVLDEPTFGQDRARADELLALLSELNAEGTTIIVVTHDMQLVTDYAHRTVVMAEGRVLAAGPTSEIFADDDLIARAGLRPPPLRRALRGLQRHPQLSRVSRLADLPGPATDLPLAPTPARPRSELLKNCADSPEPADSDRSTAESQEFGTPARTPHPRGGAG from the coding sequence GTGACCGCACACGAGCGCGACCCTTCCGCCGCGCGTGCGGCGCACCTCGGCGTCCCCGCCTCGCGGACCCTCGCGAGCCTGCGCGCGGTCGCGATCACGCACGAGGGCGAGACCGATCCGGTTCCGGCATCCGTCACGCCCCCTCCACTCGCCGCCGGCGCGTCGAGCGGAGCCTCCGGGCAGGTGGGCCCGGTCACGTTCGACATCGCGGCCGGCGAGGTGGTGCTGCTGCTCGGCCCGAGCGGATCGGGCAAGTCCACGCTGACGCTCGCGCTCAACGGGCTCATTCCGCACGCGGTCCCCGCGGCGGTGTCGGGCACCGTGCGCATCGACGGGCTCGACACGCACGAGTCGACCGTCGCCGAACTCAGCACGCGGGTGGGCATGGTCTTCCAGGACCCCGACGCGCAGCTGGTGACCGGCACGCTCCTCGACGAGGTGGCCTTCGGCCCCGAGAACCTGCGGATGCCGGTGACCGAGGTGCTCGCGCGAGCGGAGTCCGCGTTGCGCCGGGTCGGGCTGTGGGAGCGCCGCACCGAGAACCCCGACCGCCTCTCGGGCGGGGGACGCCAGCGGCTCGCGATCGCGTGCGCGCTCGCGATGGGCTCTCCGCTGCTCGTGCTCGACGAGCCGACCGCGAACCTGGACCCGCGCGGGATCGAAGAGGTGTACGCGGCGCTCGCCGAGCTCGTCTCGGCCGGCGACCGGGCGATCCTGCTCGTGGAGCACAACCTCGACGCGGCGATCGGGTTCGTCGACCGCGTCGTCGTGCTCGACCACCACGGGCGGCTGGCCGCCGACGGCACCGTCGACGAGGTGCTGCGCCACCGCGCCGGCGAGCTGCAGGCGATGGGGGTGTGGCTGCCCGTGTCGACTCTCGCCGCGCTGCGGCTGCGGCGCGCGGGGTTCGCCCTCGACCCGCTCCCGCTCACCCCGGACGAGCTGCGCGCCGCGCTCGACGCCGAGGACGGCCCCCCGCTCCGGTCGCTCACCGGCCCCCGCTCGCTCGACGACCGTGAGCCTCAAACACCGCTCATCACCGCCCGCAACCTCACGCTGCGTCGTGGCCGGAGCGAGGTGCTCCACGGCGTCGATCTCGACATCCCGCGCGGCGAGTTCGTCGCGGTGGTGGGTGCGAACGGGGCCGGAAAGACCAGCCTCATCCAAGCGCTCGCCGGCGTCGTGCCGCCGCCGCGCGGCACCGTGCACGTCGACGGCATCGACGTCGCCCGCGCCGGGGCGCGTGCGCTCAGCGCCCGCATCGGGTACGTGTTCCAGAACCCCGAGCACCAGTTCATCGCGCACACGGTGTTCGACGAGATCGCGCACGGCCTTCGCCGCCGCCACCTGCCCGACGACGAGGTGCGCGCCCGCACCGAGGCGCTCCTGGAGCGGTTCGGGCTCGGCGACAAGGCCGACAGCCACCCGTTCCTGCTGTCGGGCGGGCAGAAGCGGCGGCTGTCGGTCGGCACCGCGCTCGTCGGCGGTTCGCCCGTGCTGGTGCTCGACGAGCCGACGTTCGGGCAGGATCGCGCGCGCGCCGACGAGCTGCTCGCACTGCTGTCGGAGCTCAACGCCGAAGGCACCACGATCATCGTCGTCACCCACGACATGCAGCTGGTCACCGACTACGCGCACCGCACGGTCGTGATGGCCGAAGGACGCGTGCTCGCGGCAGGCCCGACCTCGGAGATCTTCGCCGACGACGACCTCATCGCCCGCGCCGGCCTGCGCCCCCCGCCGCTGCGACGCGCCCTGCGCGGGCTGCAGCGGCATCCGCAGCTCTCGCGCGTGTCCCGGCTCGCCGACCTCCCCGGCCCCGCGACCGACCTCCCCCTGGCGCCGACACCTGCTCGTCCCCGGTCCGAACTCCTGAAGAACTGCGCGGATTCGCCCGAACCCGCCGATTCCGACCGCTCGACCGCAGAATCTCAGGAGTTCGGTACGCCGGCTCGGACTCCACATCCGCGCGGGGGTGCCGGATGA
- a CDS encoding ECF transporter S component: MAPTFRLSTSVLLTCAAIGVATGVLQAGAGAISGFISAGVPILYGLVLGVHVLPGVVAQDLLRRPWVALITHLIAALVASAIVPLWIGRYVGTAILIGGLQELVAAMSRYRRWEPWRFFVSAVIVGVVIAVAIWFAADVSKFPFWGQVVYVSLFVVGPVAWTAVGLAIGAALRRAGVARRSRL; the protein is encoded by the coding sequence GTGGCGCCGACTTTCCGACTTTCTACGAGCGTTCTGCTCACGTGTGCGGCCATCGGCGTGGCGACCGGTGTGCTGCAGGCGGGGGCGGGAGCCATCAGCGGCTTCATCTCGGCCGGTGTTCCGATCCTCTACGGGCTCGTGCTCGGCGTCCACGTGCTGCCCGGCGTCGTCGCGCAGGATCTGCTGCGGCGGCCATGGGTCGCGCTCATCACGCACCTCATCGCCGCGCTCGTCGCGAGCGCGATCGTGCCGCTGTGGATCGGCCGCTACGTCGGCACGGCGATCCTCATCGGCGGCCTCCAGGAGCTCGTCGCCGCGATGTCGCGCTACCGGCGCTGGGAGCCCTGGCGCTTCTTCGTCTCGGCAGTCATCGTCGGCGTGGTCATCGCGGTCGCGATCTGGTTCGCCGCCGACGTGTCGAAGTTCCCGTTCTGGGGCCAGGTCGTCTACGTCTCGCTGTTCGTCGTCGGGCCCGTCGCCTGGACGGCGGTGGGCCTGGCGATCGGCGCGGCCCTGCGCCGTGCGGGGGTCGCGCGCCGCAGCCGGCTCTGA